AATGGCTGTAGCCACTCTGTTTCATGGTAGAATCGTCCTATGAAAATTGATTTCCAATACACATCCCACAGGGACATGGTATGTGGTTTTGAGTTGTCTGGACTTCGTATGTAATTAGCCTCATGGAATTAGTTGGTTTGGGAGATATGATTATGCTATAGGGCTCTTGAAATTTAACTCAGGCTTTTACAGGTCTGGTGAAAAAcatggataaattttaggtttCCTAGAACTTCTTCGCTGACAAAAAGCTATTTCAGACTGAAATGTTGGGAACAAAAGAGTAAGGAAGGATCTACAAGAAATGGTTGGATTCTGCCTTAGTTTTACAAGTCTAAGGTAAACGAGGTTGTTACTGGTTTACTTCAGAGACAGAAGTGGTTTAGAAATTAACCAGAAAAGATAGAAGGAAGTTGATAACTTAGAAGCTGTCATCTTAGGAGTTCTTAAGTAGGTCTGCAGGAATCAGGTGCATATAATATTATTGAAAGAAGAGACAGAAAACATCTTAAATTATTGAAGTGTATCATACGCAAGGGGACTGAATGATTGGGGCGGATCAACATATCAGCAGATTGCTGGTACCTTCTAGCTTTAGGAACACAAAACACAAAATGTCCAGAAATCCTTCTTCCCAAGGAGAGAGTAAAAGCTGACAATTGAAAAAAAGGTGAAGAAGGAACTTAAAAAATTCTGGTCACTGTGGGGTTCTGTAGACAAAGAGAGCTAAAACACTCAAAAACTGAGTCTAAATTATTCTAGTAATTCCTGAGAGCTATGACTTTATCGGGACATTAGACAAAAGTCCAGAGCTATAACTCGGTCAAAAGGATCCTAAAATAATATGCTAAAGGCAGTGCCAATCAAAGGGTACAAAGCACACCTACTGTTTCATTCTCTACTAATGCACGACCTTTAAGATCATATGAAACCCATTGATTCTCCAAGAAATCCTGGCTTTTATTAGGAATTCTGTTTTGGAGTTAAACCCAATTAAATGTGGGAGTCCTGTCAGCCTGTTCGAAATAAGCAGGCTAAGTGATAAATGAAACTTCAAAACACTGCCTTAATTCAGGAACAACAAAAGCTAACCTCCTCCCTTCCTCCTTATCTTTTGATCAGTCCATTCATATACTTTCAAGTTTCCTTTTGTTTTTCTCCTTTCATCTTCTTACTGCATGAGGGTTTCCATTATTCCTATTACTGTTTCTATTATTACTGTATTTTCTGTTGCAAGCTGGCTTAACACCATCCCCCCTTTATATCTCATATTTAATGGAATAACAGTTTGGACCATGAATACAGAAAGAAAGCATTTATCGCTTTTCCATATTGACATATTGTTTGCATTAGGTATTTGTGTTCcatggatgaagaggtatattcCTTTCACTCGAAGTGACATCACTCTTCTTTGCAGAAAGTGAACCACTCAAGTTGAGTGTAATAAATGAAAACAGCAGAACCAGCCAGATAATCGAAATTGTAGAGGATAAAGAAATTCCAAGGTACCAGATGACTGCAGATGTACCGATCATTGAtttagatgaagatgaagaagactGCTCAACTGCCTTAAAGGAAAATGATCCATTAACAACAGATACCTGCTATAAGATTGTTGAAGCAGTGATCTCTGACAGGCAGAAAATATGGCACTATATTGACCCTTCAGGGAATGAACAGGGACCGTTTGCATTGGCTTCGCTGAGAtactggaaggaagaaggcttCTTTGATGATGACTTCAGAGTGTGGAGAGCAGGTCAATCCAAAGAGGATGCGATCTTGTTGATAGATGCCCTCCGTTGAAGTCATAATTGCTGACTATTTTTACATGCAGAATCTGAAGGCGTAGATCATTAATTGTCTCACCCATTTTGTAGAATGCTCTCCCCAATTTCCTCTATACAAAAAATGAGTGTTGAATTTTGTTCATGTAAAAAGCAGTCATGTGATGGCAAAAAAAAATACCATTCAATGATATACTGTTAAATCCCCGAAGAATTTGCTGTTGCTGTTGTCTAATCTGAGCTTTATTTCGTTTCCATCACATCCTGAAGAATTATGTGACTGGGCGGAGGTTAAACAGGGAATTTAAAGAATTTTGCTGCTGAATATTGTTCTGGTGGTACTCATCTGCAGTCAGTTCTTTGATAAAGTCAGCACTTTATTTTCAGGGTATTCTACATTTTCGGATGTTGCTTCTGTTCCTTGTCTTGAGTTGCAGCTTACAATTTCTGATGTGCACAAATCCTGGATGTCACTTTAGGAACAAAACTGATTTCCCAGGTTTGTAGAGAACAAAGAGGCTGACCAAATCTCAGTGCATGGCTTTCATAACACCCCATTCCTCGTATTCTGAAAATGGATTTGCAGATCAAACTAGGTGAACAACTATAACTTATCCTAGCTGCAAATGCTTCACATTAGCATATAAATCCAGGTATGACTTACCAAAGTCTGTGAATGTATGATGATCAGCCTTTACTTTACACTCATCCTTTGTGACTTGTCAGTTAATATGTTTCTCAAGCTATTTCAGGCAAAATGCGGCTGCAATAAAATCTACATTCTCTTAATGGATAGGATATACTGGCATTGTGGTATAGTATATAAATTTCATTAAAAGTTTCATTCATTTCACCATGTTGCCATGCGAGGTTGATGCTAATTTTAGGTTATTATTCAAATCTAGATATACCCCATCTATATTATCACTTCCCACTTCACTGTACTTGATTACTTTGTTTCTCTAATTAGAAACCCCTTCCAATAACATTGGTAGCACTTAATCTgcattttttttatataagaGAGGGAATGAAAGAGAGACCGGCCCATACTATGGTTACATGAATCTAGAGATTTGGGATGCATCATCTGAGGATCAAAGCTAGAATCTCTCGTTACTAATGGGTGCTCTTAGGTATGCTCACTTGCACACTCTAAAAATTGCAAATCCACTCTACAACAATAATCCGGACTGCAGAAAAGAGATGTGATGAAAGGCATTGCTCATGGATACAGCAACAATAATCCAAACTATTATTAGTAATAGAATAACTAAAGAAAAAACTAAACATACAGTTTTTGACTTTTTGAATCTCCCTCACCAACTATAGATAACATAGTAATTAGGGTTGAAATCAAATCGGAGGTAGATtggatattaatatatttatattatatttattttatctgactaatataaatatggatatagatattatttCGATGTAAAagtttatatccatatttgtttcaaatggatatggatataatttagatattgaaatatggatataattatagatataaattaataattaaattttatgattatagaattaaagatattattaaatagatgataaattaagttaataatatatttatatgattgtatattttttttaaaattaataagtattatatttattatataaattataaataaatttgaatattgAGATATGAATTAgatagttgtctatctatattgtatgtatattttttttataaatttagatataaatattaattaaatttttaaatttttatttatatttaaattaatttaaataaaaaaataaatttggatgaaTATTACTCATATCATTTCGTTCCTAATGATAGCCATAGTACCGGGTAGAGGAGGACCATTTCTAAGCTGGTTTGAAGCACTTCTTTGCCATCTCCCTCGGCAACTTGCGATCAAGCGTGACATGCCCTAAAGATGTCAACCTCCAACCTTTGACACCGCATAAGAAATCATTAGTAAATTACGCTAGTTGTTGTCATCGTATCTCAGAAACTATCCATATCTGACGTCAACACGTACCAACATTGCAGCCTGTCTCTATCCGAATCCCTTCTCGGTCTCCTTCCACCCTCCACTTTCGTTGAACAAACACCGTTTTATCCATCTTTTTTTAAGCGGTCTCACATTTAGAACGGCCTGTCCTTTCTCTCCATAAAAGATCCCCTACTATGATCTTGTAGTTTTAACCCAAAGGGCCATTGGATTCCCTGTTACCTCACCATTTCTCCTCTCAAACACCCCTCGCATCAAAGACATCCATCCTCTGTGAAAAACTCTCAATTCTTATTATAAACCATCGAGTTCCAACCTGCGGACGCCCTCCCTCGCCGAATAGACCCGATCATTCAGCATTTCCTAGTTGCCCATTCAATCACAATTCTTTAatcaaaaaacaaagaaaaaaattccCATCTTTGACGGAAAGTTACCATTTCTTCCTCATATCCAAGTACCAAAGGAGAAGGGTAGAGAAGAACCCCTCTCCCATCACAGAAGCCCCGAAATCCTTCATGATACTTCCCAAGACGAAACCTTCTTACCATTTTCTAGCAACCTATTCCATCATCAATTTCCTCGTATGAAAAAGATCCCACCTTTGACATAAACAGACCAGTTTCCATTCGTTTCCAATCAGAATTCCACCAAAAGCGTTGGTTCACAGGGAAAGTCTCACCTTTTTCTCGAAAATCCATACCATCCCCGATCCCATCCAACAAGAAAAATCCCACCTTTGAGAAAAACCCATcggttcttttcccttttttcccATTCCAACCAGAAGAAATAGAAGGGTTGATAAGAAAACCTAACCATACCCAATCCGTTCCTCCTTGAAAAAAATCCCACCTTTCCATGATGCCAACCTCCAAAACTCTATTGGTCTTCCTCCTGATTTCTTCCCTTTCGCTCTCATTCGGAGAGGCCCTGGTCTCCGACGCCCGTCTCCGACGCCCCGTCGGCCTATGAGATGCTGGAGAGGTTCAGTTTTCCCAAGGGGATCCTCCCAGAGGGCGTGCAGAGCTATACACTGAACCAAGATGGAAGTTTTGAGGTGTTTCTGAGCGAAGACTGTGAGTTCAAGGTGGATGGTGGCTACTTGTTGAAGTACCAAAAGAAGATCACAGGGAAGGTGGAATCTGGCTCGCTCACCAGTTTGAGAGGGGTAAACGTTAAGGTCGTTCTTATGTGGTTTGGAATCAATGGAGTGGTGAGGAGTGGAGGAGATCTAAATTTCTATGTTGGTCCACTCTCTGCATCCTTCCCCCTCTCCAACTTTGAAGAGTGCCCGAAATGCCGCTGCGGATTTGATTGCATCACTGCCGCTGCCCTGGTAGCAGATTCTTAGGCCATCACTGTTGGTGCTGATCTTTGCCTTCTCTCTGCTCTTGTCCTTTGTATTGTTTACATTGTAGGTTGGGGATTTCATGGAGGATGGTGTAATTGTTATTATTGCTGTTTGGATATCGAATTGATTAAAGATTATGTGCTCCATATCCATTGTTGTTACGCTCTTGTTATTAAAGTTATACTGCAAACTGTTGACTTAGTATTCATCTGTTTGAGATTCAATGGAAGAACTCATCTCTCCTTTTTATTTACCTTTATTGTATTGGGTTTTGATGGATGGATGGATTGGATATACATTGGAACTATCTACTTCTTGAATGTTTAATTACAGCTAGGTTTTTTGATGGTGGTTGTTGAATTATAAAGAGGCAGAAATATTGAAGTTTGGGTTTGATGGAAATGAGTTTCTTTTGTTGAAATCAATCATCATCTTAAGCTTTGTTGGGTCTCCTTTGACTGGAAGGTGGATGCTGGGTGTCTCTTGTATGTGTCACTATATTCAGAATTTTTAAGTTGGGATTTGTATTCTCTTTTCCTCTTTTGCAATGAGAATGTGGTTAGCTGAACAATGAGAACTGGTCTTGTTAATATGGTTTTGGTCATAAGGACCTTTGCTATTACATTTTCTGAATTGTAACATTGATTTCATGTTGATAGACAATTAAATTTGCCATACGCCAGAAACAGCAGGATTAGTAAAGAGGCCTGATGGTTGCATCTGATGTTAGTGTACTTTTATTCTTTGAGAGGTCTCATTTGATTTGGATTTCagtgtgccaagggaaatttggTATATGTTCTTAATATTCCTTTATCTTCTCTCTTTTGGTTCATGAATTTAGTTTGTTTTACTTGGTTTCTTATAACTTAACTTTGTTTTTCTTGAATGAATGAGAGAGGGGTTGCAGGCAGGGCATACATATTGTTCACCATACATATCCTGGATCATACATGGAATGGTTGCGATTTATTAGAGTGAAAGAAAATAGGGGACTTGTGCActagattttagattttgaaGATTATACCAGCTCTTTTGCTTTAAGGCAATAATTGGATCTACCCGCTTAGGATAGAACTAAATCATCCATCTAATCTTCGAGTTTTAAAGTTTTTCTTCCACCCTATGTTAACGTCGTAATTCCTTCCCCTCGAAGGAAAAAAGGAGCAAAGAGGGCaggaattcaatttatttttggtTCAGATCTATGTGCCCCCCAAAAgaaatgatgtatatattttttgtatGAGTTTTTTCAGGTATTTAGAAAATGATATGATCTGTTGTAAAGTCAATAATCGGTAAGTGTGCAAATTCAAGTTGTGTATGAGTTAATTTACTGGAATGTCAGTTGCTTGGTATTTTTGTTATTACCAAATAATCAGGAAGATCTGGGATCACTTTGAGATTTAATTGGTTTATATTATGATAACCTATTTACCTCATGACCCACATTTTAGTGGCTATAAGTTGGTTTACCAAGCAGTTCATTTGAAAAAAGCTGGCTAGGACTTCAAAACCACCAACCTTCAAATGAAAATCTGACCATACAAAACAAATCGGAGGTTATTGTTCATTTGGGGTTGTGAATTGttaaagaatcaaagagttacaATCAGGCAGGTAGAAACATAGCTTTGTCAGAATGATGTGCTTTGATAAGTAATCATAGGGCTAATGTTCCCTGTCTATTATTGTAATTTATGTAAGCTAGCTAGATATGCAGAGCCAATTTTTGTTGCTGAGTCCAAGTTTTGACAAGAAAACCCATATACAAGTGCCAAAGATCCAATTTCTGCTACTCTAAGTCTTTCATCTCTATTGCAACTGGAAGAGCCACACTGATTTGGTTTCTAACATCGATTTTTCACACATTTTGTTGATGAGCAACTGGGAAAGCAGGgccataaaatagaataaaataattaaGGAAACATCTCTAATGCTGGAAAGTTCATATGCAACTATGAAAAACTAATTTACCGGTTAAACATTTCATTCTGTAATTTTCCCTTTTACAAAGAAATGCAGGATGTTTTGATCATACATTCCTATGATTTAGCTTCTGTTTTATCTTCATCTGTTATCTTCTTGACGAACTCTGCATTTTGTGTTAAACATCTTGTACATGCCTCATCCTAACAGAACTTTAGGTCCTTATTCTTGTTAATGTATTTAGAAAAAATGGGGTTTTTGCGAGGGTGACTGCATGAATAGGGACTTTGGATCTATAATTTGGTGTTAAAGGTTTGATGAGGTTGGATTTAAATACCTTCAATTGTCCCGTGATATTTAGTTTTTGCCTCTTTTTTCTCAGACTGTAGCTCATAAATTGCTCATAGTTATACAAGTAACAAActtttggagaaaaaataaagTTTGAGTTGATCATGAAGATCAGGTACAGGTAACAATGCCTGGTAATATGTATATCTTACAACAGGACTAACTGAAGATGTCACCATTCAAAACCCTAATTGCTATGCTTGTGATGTCCTGAGTTCAAGTATGCAGAAATACTTGGTcacctctaaaattttatatgaataCCCAAACTTGTGCATGTTTTATTTCTTACCATCAGTTCCAAAACTTTCACTTCTGATTCTCCTCCACTCTTTAACATAATTTGTTCTTAGTTGCATAATGATTGGTCAGCAAACAGATCGAGGGAAAGCACAAGCTCATGCATTGTCTTACTGATTGATAACTCTTTTCTGTTTCATAAACCATCAGTTAAACTTCTTCCACATGTAACTCATTAATCTACAAGCTTTTGTGAATTAATTCCTTTCTGATATCGTCTTTGATGGTCCATCGTGTTCTATCATAAATCGAATGCTAGCTCCAGATTAAGTTGTATTCGAGCAGTATTTAagatataaatattatgaaaaaaattatattctacatcATATGCATCATATCAACCGTATATCATCGAAACAATCGTAGGGTGAGGAAGGTGGCAATCCATGATGAGTACACGATGAATGGGGCCTTTAAAGCGAGATGAGGTGATTCGCATGGTGGGCAGAAAGTGGTTTTTCGTGGTATGAATTGTGGGCAGAACGTGGTGTATAATTTCGTGGGTATGGAACCCTTGTGTGACTACCATTATGTTCTCCTACTTTTACCAGCCTTGACTAGAAGATAACCAGGATAATGTTGAgaaaaactaaaaagaaaaagCCCTCAAATCTATCCATGCCTCCTGCCAAGGTCCAAGGGTTTTAGCCATCTGGACCCCATCGTATAAAACCCCCCTCTCCTCCCCAAAACCTAACCAAAGTAGTAGGGTTTTCGACTCCTGGTTCTCTCTCGTTATCAGGAGGAGGAGAGCACTCATCATATCCCCATGTCGTTGTACCGCCACCTCCTCCGCTCCCTCCACCGCGCCGCCGACCCACGGCCTCTCGTGATCGCCCGCCCCTTCGCCTTTTCCTCCGCCGAGGAGGCCGCCGCAGAGCGGCGGCGGCGCAAGCGGCGCCTCCGCATCGAGCCCCCCCTCCACGCCCTCCGGCGCGACCCTTCCACCCCCCGCCCCCCACGCGATCCCAACGCCCCCCGCCTCCCCGACTCCACCTCCGCCCTCGTTGGCCCCCGGCTTAACCTCCACAACCGCGTCCAGTCCCTCATCCGTTCGGGGGACCTTGACTCCGCCTCCGGCACCGCCCGCCACGCTGTCTTCTCCTCCGTCCGCCCTACCGTCTTCACCTGCAACGCCGTCATGGCCTCCATGCTCCGCGCCCGCCGCCTCGACGACGTCGTCGccctcttcaccttcttcttcaaCCAGTCCAACATCGTCCCCAACGTCGTCTCCTACAACATCCTCATCAACACCCACTGCGACGCCGGCCGCGTTGATACCGCCCTTGACGTCTACCGCCACATCCTTGACCACGCCCCCTTCTCGCCCTCCCCGGTCACCTATCGCCACCTCACCAAGGGcctcgtcgacgccgaccgcatACAGGACGCCATGGACTCCTCCGCGAGATGCTCAACCGTGGCCACGCCGCCGACTCCCTCGTCTACAACACCCTCATGGCCGCCTTGATCGACCGCGGCAACATGGACAAGGCCCTAGAGCTCTTCGACGAGCTCCGCGAGCGCTGCCTCGTCTATGACGGCGTCGTCCACGCCACCCTTATGGAGGGCTATTGGAAGCGCGGTATGGACAAGGAGGCCATGGAGTCCTACCAGACCCTCCTTGA
Above is a genomic segment from Elaeis guineensis isolate ETL-2024a chromosome 1, EG11, whole genome shotgun sequence containing:
- the LOC105034475 gene encoding LOW QUALITY PROTEIN: uncharacterized protein (The sequence of the model RefSeq protein was modified relative to this genomic sequence to represent the inferred CDS: inserted 1 base in 1 codon); amino-acid sequence: MSLYRHLLRSLHRAADPRPLVIARPFAFSSAEEAAAERRRRKRRLRIEPPLHALRRDPSTPRPPRDPNAPRLPDSTSALVGPRLNLHNRVQSLIRSGDLDSASGTARHAVFSSVRPTVFTCNAVMASMLRARRLDDVVALFTFFFNQSNIVPNVVSYNILINTHCDAGRVDTALDVYRHILDHAPFSPSPVTYRHLTKGLVDADRIQDAMDXLREMLNRGHAADSLVYNTLMAALIDRGNMDKALELFDELRERCLVYDGVVHATLMEGYWKRGMDKEAMESYQTLLDRQFKMSPATCNTLIETLLKHDKRAEANKLFEHMLDNHTPPSFAAINTDTYNLMVNQCFKEGKFLEAIEVFHRTGKKPCVMDVGCFNNIIGKLCENGLLSEAEKLFEEMPGKSVNPDAVTYGFLVDTCFREGKVDDAVRYFEKMVNTVEGAPKVDVGFYNKMFDVLVKAGSIGHALEIFGKMGERALRPDSASYEILVRGLCEEGNLNQGRDLLEQMVRCRITVSPEFHRFLLDAFGKAGRGDEIEHLFIGNAGNVPPQFQQ